Genomic segment of Eschrichtius robustus isolate mEscRob2 chromosome 7, mEscRob2.pri, whole genome shotgun sequence:
CGGTGGCTCCTACGCAAATGGCTCTGTCCCCGCGCCCTCGGTCCATGGCGCGCGCAGCTGCGGTAGTCACTGCGCTTCCCCGCCCCCGCTCCTGGatgccccccttccctctctccaccagACCCGGAGCAGGAGCTCCGCCCCCAACGCGCCGCCCcaggcccccaccccccaccccacgcctTAAAATCCGCTGCACACCGCTCCACCGCATCCCGTCCGGCTCACCTCTCTTCTCCTCGTCAGCTCCAGCCGCAGCCGCTCTCCCGGTCCTGGTCCCGGCACCATGAGCTTCGGCTCGGAGCACTACCTGGGCGCCGCCTCCTCCTACCGCAAGGTGTTCGGAGACGGCTCGCGCCTGTCCTCGCGCCTCTCCGGGGCCGGCGGCGCGGGTAGCTTCCGCTCGCAGTCGCTGTCCCGCTGCAATGTGGCCTCCTCGGCTGCCTGCTCCTCGGCCTCGTCGCTCGGCCTGGGCCTGGCCTACCGCCGGTCTCCGGCGTCCGACGGGCTGGACCTGAGTCAGGCGGCGGCGCGTACCAACGAGTACAAGATCATCCGCACTAACGAGAAGGAGCAGCTTCAGGGCCTCAACGACCGCTTTGCCATGTTCATCGAGAAGGTGCACCAGCTGGAGACGCAGAACCGCGCGCTCGAGGCCGAGCTGGCCGCGCTGCGACAGCGCCACGCCGAGCCGTCGCGCCTCGGCGAGCTCTTCCAGCGCGAGCTGCGCGAGCTGCGCGCGCAGCTGGAGGAGGCGAGCTCGGCGCGCTCGCAGGCCCTGCTGGAGCGCGACGGGCTGGCGGAGGAGGTGCAGCGGCTACGGGCGCGCTGCGAGGAGGAGAGCCGGGGCCGCGAAGGGGCCGAGCGCGCCCTGAAGGCGCAGCAGCGCGACGTGGACGGCGCCACGCTGGCCCGCCTGGATCTGGAGAAGAAGGTGGAGTCGCTGCTGGACGAGCTGGCCTTCGTGCGCCAGGTGCACGACGAGGAGGTGGCCGAGCTACTGGCCACGCTGCAGGCGTCGTCGCAGGCCGCGGCCGAGGTGGACGTGGCTGTGGCTAAACCAGACCTGAGTTCGGCGCTGAGGGAGATCCGCGCCCAGTATGAGTCCCTGGCCGCCAAGAACCTGCAGTCAGCTGAGGAGTGGTACAAGTCCAAGTTTGCCAACCTGAACGAGCAGGCGGCGCGCAGCACCGAGGCCATCCGGGCCAGCCGCGAGGAGATTCACGAGTACCGGCGCCAGCTGCAGGCACGCACCATCGAGATCGAGGGGCTGCGCGGGGCCAACGAGTCCTTGGAGAGGCAGATCCTGGAGCTGGAGGAGCGGCACAGTGCCGAGGTGGCCAGCTACCAGGTAAAGGTTGGAACGCTGCGAAGGGAGGGGAGTCCTGTTCTCTCCCGCGCATACTTCCCGCACAGTCGGGGCCCTAGAAACCAAGGGGAGGATAAGGGAGGGGACAGAAAGAGCCCCGCCTGGAGGCATTAGCAAACAAAAAGCCCTGGAGCCTCTCTCGCTAATTTTAGGGGCCTGGACGCCCTCTTTCCCTGCCCCTCACTTAACGTCCCTGCCCAAGCCCTTCTAACAAAGAAGCCCTCAAGCTTCTGTTCTTCGGAGTCTTAAAATCTACCTCATGCCTCCCTGTCAGCAAGTGGGCATAAACACGCTGGCGACCTGAAGAACAGCACCCACCCAAAGTAGGAGTGAGCCCAGCGTGGGTGGGTCACAGCCTCTCCATGGCTGGTGGTGCTGTTTCCGCTGTCTGGCTTGTTTGATTGACTTTGAAAGGCTTTCTGTGCGCCCTGGAAATAGTTCTGCCCTTGGGttggaggaagaatgaggtaCTAACCTGGGAAGGGTTCTATCCCATTGTCTTGACTTTTGCCCTCAAAGGAGTAGAGATTGGGAGCCAACAAGATGAGTGATCGGGCTGGTAATAACCGCTCTGCCCTgtcctcccccaacacacatacacgGTTCCCTCCTCGACCGAGTAATGTTACTTCTTCCTAAAGAAAGCTTGGCAGCCGTTAGCAAATAAGAGCGGTCGGTCGCTGTCCTCGGTGCTGATCTCTAGTTCTTTCCATCTCAGAATTTCCCTCCTGTCTCATGTCCCAGTTATGAGTCTCTAGGCAATTAactgctttgaatttttttttctcttctgcaacACCAACACATCAGTCTTGGCTACCTGCAATCAAAAAGGTCACCTCGTGGACAGCATCAATTTTCACTTTCATGGATGGCTTAGCACTTAACAAAAACCACTTAATCTGCTCAGAAGCAGTGAAGTCCCACTCGAAAATGCCCATTTCCTTAACATTTTTCCATCCTAAGTGCATGTGATAAATCACAGAGATGGGTTCATCTTTGTTATAGGTCACTTATTTTTTTTCCGTCTTTGCCTGTCCTCTAAGCCCCTGTGAAGGTATCGATTggctctttcctccttttctctccaaACAAAGGCCACTGCATCTTCAGTTTTACCACATAGAACATTCTGGGCTTATGACCACAAAGGACACAGAGGCAGGAGAAAAGTGtagaaaagaatctaaatagTGTGGTTCAGTTTCAAGGTGCAATAAAAATTCCATGGGATAGAATGCTAATAATTTGGAAACTTGCAATAATTCATTCTAGCCAAGATCAAAGTttacatttgataaaattaatgGGGTTTGGGGACATTAATAAAATACAATCAAGAAAGGAGTGAAACCTCAAAATGCTAGTTGAGTCTGGAGCTATTGATGTGCAGTATTTGCTGTTCATTATAAATTACTCCCTTTGATAAAGGAAGGAAGCTTGCTTAGACCATTTGTTTTGGTGTTTGGAATTACAGTAATATTCAAATACTTCTGTTCCACTTCAATATCTGTAACTTGAACTTTTCACTATATGGCCTAGGTCCCAGATGGCCTGAACTAATCACATTTAGTTAATTGAGacttcatgttttcttctagaagcttcaaaggatgagttaggtggtcttCTGGAGGGCTAGCCCAGTATTTCTCTAAAAAGGATAACTTACGCACAACCGCCATCTGAATTGGGCTTTGCCATGTCCTCTGTTTGCTCATTATAGCCCCTGTATTCTGAGAGGTAGTGACAGTATTGTCTggcttgttttgtttgctttaaaaGGCTTTCAGTGTTAGACAATAGTAGGGTCATGGAGATGTAGtctgcagaaaacaaaaaacaacagaaactgcaGCTTCTGCAGCTCTGCAGTGCTGCCCCCATCAGCTTTAGCCTCAGAGCCTCAGTGGACCTGCTTTGAATGGAAGAGAAGATCagacaacatatatacatatatatatgtatatatgtatatatatgcgtgtatatatatatgtgtatatatatgtgtgtgtgtgtgtatatatatagatccTACCTACCTTTTAGGACCTAAGGCTGAGGTGGGGCTCACATCTTCACCTGGGGATCCTGAAGTCCTGAAGCCACAAGGGAGTCCTCGGGCTATTCTCTGTTACAGTCTTAGCAGTGCTGACTGAGATGAAAAGCCTCCTCCACAGTGAGATTCAGCCATTGTTTCCTTGCCCTCTaaccccatccccctcccctttcactgCAGTAATGGAGGctgttctttcttctgcttcagagGTTAGTGCTAGGCTCATCTTCCTTGCAAGTTTGCCACCCTCTTCGTGGCAGAGGAGGGCCCCATTAAAGTCACGTTTTCCCTGCTCCTGAGAGCTAACAGCCTATTTGAGGAAAGAAAGCTTATCACACTTTTGAAAGGGTGACGAATGATTCAAGGTGACATCGTAAGTATACAGTGGTGTATGAGAGAGCCTGAATCAGGTAACAGGAAAAATTATGAGGAGTTGGGGCTGTTGTCCTCAGAAGCCAAACAGAGCCACCCTCTTTAGCTGAAGGCTTTCCATTTCTGACACAGGGTGATTCTGGTTCCTGCATAGCTGCTTCACCACCATTAGAGTCCTTGCTCTGCCAAAGATGTCTAAGGACATTTTTGCAGGGTACTGGGGGCCCTGGCCCTATACTATGGTCAGTCTTGGAAAGCTGAAGCTTTCCTTGAAAGACCTTGCTGAACAATCAAGATCACACCATTAGTTAATGCTCTCCAGGGAGATGAGCCAAGTCTGCCCTCCTCTCTCCAGTATGAGATTGGAATGCAGCCTAATTAAATAGGAGGAAGGGGCTGGCCCCTTGGAGATTAGGGGTGGCAGTGGCTGAGTAAAAATCTATAGCTTGATAGATCCATTTCTGAAATTAGAATTCAAGAAAAAAGCTTCATTtggtccctctctttttttttttttcaactcttccatgtgctttttgctttcttttgttctgtttttgcccCCTCTACCTCACTGTATTATTGTCACCTGGGCCATCCTTATAgagcctttacagaaaaaaaacctaGTGTTTCCTAAACGCATTGACCCACCAAGGTTACTTGGGCGCTTAACAGAAAGATTCTCAGGCCCACTCCCAAAGATATGGATTCATCAGTTTgcaggtggggcccaggaataTGCAATTTCAATTAAAGCACAGTCACTCCTCAGACTGATTTGGGTGTGCATTGACTTAAACCACATTTCCCAGTGTAAACCAGCCTATAGAAATACATATAATGCAACATTTTAAAgtatggtaggaaaaaaaaaatatgggatgAAGCAAAGACAGGAGTGAGAAAAGGCAGCACAGTGACCTGTGAGTGTACCATATATAGAAATCCTCTCTCCCCACCTTCATTTATCAGGCAGAGCAGTAATTCTGAACAGCCTCTTTCAATCAGTGAGTGCCACACTCACTACTGCTCACCTGGCTGAGGGCCCCTCAAAGTGATGAAACCCACAGCACTGTCTGTTGTTCCTGTGCTCCACTGCAGATGCTAGTGTGGCCACTTCTCTCTCTTACTCCCAGCCCGCATCCTTCCTTCCGGCCCTGAGGAAGATGCTCAGCACTTGGTTTAGCCATTCCAGGAGAGACCCCCGCAGGAGCTGGGAgtgcctctctcccactccctcaggctAATCCAGCAGTAGCTGCGTGGTTGGGGGAGGGAGCAGACTGCAGCGCTCTGCTCACATTTCCAGCTGGAGGCCATCTTTGGCAGGGCTTTTGAAGGGCAATGCAAGACAGCCTGGTGTGGAGAAGAGAGCGCAAACAAGGAGACTGGACATTGAGGAGCAGTGGTCAGCAGTCAGCACAGTTCCTTCTAACAGGAGCAAAGTCGTGCTTTTTGTCTACACTGATCCATAAAATAGACATGTGAAATGTGTAACAGAAAAGTTTAAGGAAATTTCATCTATCTGGAACTCAGGTCCCCAACAACCTCTTATTcagaaaacacagctgtgaaacaaaaataatttttttaaaaggacctAATTAACCTGCTGATGTGACAAAACATCTATCTCTAAATCACATATTGGGAAGTTGGCCCTTCTGCTGCCCCCAGCCTGTTTATTGTTAACTTTACATGATTCTAAAGTACTTTGCTATTTGGATTTCAAACCTGCAGCAAGATAAAGAAGAGGAACCACTGGAGTCAGGCATTGCCAAGAATGAGTAGAAACAGATCAGTTAAACTTTCAGGACAAAGAAAACCAATATGTAGCAAACACTAACTCAAACACTGCtctatgaattgggagattgggattgacatatatacactaatatgtataaaatagataactaataagaacctgctatataaaaaataataaaatttttaaaaattttttaaaaattaaaaattaaaaaaaaatactgctctaAGGGGCCATTTAGGGTAGAAATAAACAGTCTGATATATCTTAGTTGACCTAAAAGATAAATCACATCACagaattatagaaaaataattgatCATTATCTTAATCCTTAGTTGCTGAGAAAGGTTGCATTATGTTTAGTGTCCTAGGTAAGAGTGCTACAAACCACTTTAGAaaggtttttatttaaaattgtgatttttaaaaaatctgttacgGAGATGTACATCTtcgtgaaaaacaaacaaaaaataataatctggTGCTTTAAGGGGTTTGCCTCCAACTCtccaatattaaaattttattttacgttGCCTTCCTTAGTTATCTAAAGGGTTGTAGGGAGGGCTCGTGATTAATTTGTCCATATCGTTAAAAGGGTAGAGAGTCACATGGTATGatattaacaattaaaaaaatcactaacatttattgtgCATTCCTAGGTGCCGAATGCTGTTCTAATGCCTATTATCTAATTTAACAGATAATGGATTCATCACATAATAATGTGAGGTGCATTAAATTGGCATCCTAACTTGAGGATC
This window contains:
- the INA gene encoding alpha-internexin, whose product is MSFGSEHYLGAASSYRKVFGDGSRLSSRLSGAGGAGSFRSQSLSRCNVASSAACSSASSLGLGLAYRRSPASDGLDLSQAAARTNEYKIIRTNEKEQLQGLNDRFAMFIEKVHQLETQNRALEAELAALRQRHAEPSRLGELFQRELRELRAQLEEASSARSQALLERDGLAEEVQRLRARCEEESRGREGAERALKAQQRDVDGATLARLDLEKKVESLLDELAFVRQVHDEEVAELLATLQASSQAAAEVDVAVAKPDLSSALREIRAQYESLAAKNLQSAEEWYKSKFANLNEQAARSTEAIRASREEIHEYRRQLQARTIEIEGLRGANESLERQILELEERHSAEVASYQDNIGQLENDLRNTKSEMARHLREYQDLLNVKMALDIEIAAYRKLLEGEETRFSTSGLSISGLNPLPNPSYLLPPRILSSTTSKVSSTGLSLKKEEEEEEASKVAVKKTSQLGESFEEILEETVISAKKTEKSNIEENTISSQKI